In the genome of Polaromonas vacuolata, the window TACGGCGTAGCCATAGCCCGGCTCAAGCTGACCGCGGCGTGCCAGTTTGCGCCGCAGCAAGGGCTGACTCAGCCACATCACTAACGCATACAAACGCAGCATCAAGCGATTCATGCTTGGGCCGCGCATTGCCAAGCCTGCCATACCGCGGCGACCTCTGGCACGGGTAGGCCGTAGACGCTGAGCTGACGGCTTGGCTTTGCTGCGGGAAAAGAGACCGGCCCAGTGCGCCAGGCGGTGTCAAAGTTATACAGCTGCACGTGCGGTAAATCCAGTGCGACGGCAATGTGACTGACGCCGCTGTCCACGCCTATGACACCGGCACAACCAGCGAGCTCGTCGCACAAAGTATTTAATGCCAGCAACGGCATCACCACGGCGGCCGGGTATTGCCCGGCTTGTAATTGACTGCTGTTAAAGCAGTCCGCCATGGCTTGGCTGGTGGCTAATTCTGCGGCGTTGCCGTGCAGCAAAACTATCTGCATGCCGGCGGCATTAAAACGCAAACCCAGCGCCAGCCAGTGCGCCATTGGCCACTCTTTGTCGGCGCGTGAAGTACCGTGTACAAATGCAATCCGCTCGGGCTGAGCGGGCGTTGAATCGGCATAGCTGGCTGCGTTGGCTGAATTGA includes:
- the waaC gene encoding lipopolysaccharide heptosyltransferase I is translated as MKILLVKLSSLGDIVHTLPVVQDICAAFPGAQIDWVVEQSFASLLERQPQLHRSIGCKIRRWSKSPLAATTRAEWRSFKAELQRERYDAVIDLQGLTKSAVVSWLARLAPGGKRYALANQTEGSGYEAPTRWLADVAIRIKPHIHAVERGRELAAKALNYSFKPEPNFGLRSFNSANAASYADSTPAQPERIAFVHGTSRADKEWPMAHWLALGLRFNAAGMQIVLLHGNAAELATSQAMADCFNSSQLQAGQYPAAVVMPLLALNTLCDELAGCAGVIGVDSGVSHIAVALDLPHVQLYNFDTAWRTGPVSFPAAKPSRQLSVYGLPVPEVAAVWQAWQCAAQA